The genomic DNA TTGATAATCTTTATGAGCGAATCTATGCTTACAAGACCGGTTACACCTGCAAATGCCCCGAGCATTACGGTGTTAACGATTGGTCTTCCAAGGTTCTCGAGGGCTATGCCTGTGGCGTCAATTGTGTGGACCTCGGCTTTCTCTGAGGTGAAGGTGCCTGCGGTATTGAGTACAACCACACCATCCTCCTTCAAGCCTGAAAATACGTCAACCACATCAACAAGTCCCTCATCGAGAACAACAACATAATCGGGATTGTAAACCTGATATCTTCTCCTGATGGGTTTATCATCAATTCTTGTGAAAGCCATAACTGGAGCGCCTCTACGCTCAACACCGAAGAATGGAAAGGCCTGTGAGTATTTACCGTCTTCAAAGGCAGCTTTAGCTAGGATCTCTGCCGCTGTAACAGCGCCCTGGCCACCGCGTCCATGAAAGCGAATTTCGATCATAGTCTACCTCCATTTCTCATTGTTAATCATTATAAATTTTTAATATATATACATGTTGGTCAATTAAAATTAATAGGGGTAATGAAATGAGAGTCCTTATAATCACAGGAAAACTTGCATCAGGGACTGTGAAGGAGGCAGTGTCAGCTTCAAGCCATGAAATTCATGTTCACGTGGTTAACACTCCCATAGCGGCCTTTTTAACACCACGCAAGATAATATCTGAAATCCATAAGATTAACTTTTCGGATGAAACACCGGACATGATAATCGTACCGGGCCTCATACCCAAGGACGTGAAGGTGGTGTGGGATGAAACAGGCATACCCGCATATAAGGGACCAACAGATGCCGCGGACCTCCCCATAGTTCTTGATATGCTTGATGAACTTGAACTCTCAACCAGGAAACCGGCCGACAGGCTCATTGAGGAGGAGCAGAGGAGAAGGGCCCTCCAGTTCATAGAGGGCTTTGAGAATGATGCTGGAAAGAGAAAGGAGCTGCTGGAGAGGGATGAAAACCTACTCATAGGTAACCTTCCAGTGGGGAGGGACTTCCCCATGAGGGTTCTTGCAGAGGTTGCCAATGCCCCCCTCCTCCTGAAGGAAGGGAAACTCAGGGAAAGGATTGAATACTTCATAAGAAGTGGCGCGGACATGATTGACCTTGGAATGCTGGCCGGCGAGGACAACTCAGATTTGCTTCCTGAAATAATCGAGACGGCACGCTCAGCTGCCCCCAACATAC from Methanothermobacter sp. includes the following:
- the porC gene encoding pyruvate synthase subunit PorC → MIEIRFHGRGGQGAVTAAEILAKAAFEDGKYSQAFPFFGVERRGAPVMAFTRIDDKPIRRRYQVYNPDYVVVLDEGLVDVVDVFSGLKEDGVVVLNTAGTFTSEKAEVHTIDATGIALENLGRPIVNTVMLGAFAGVTGLVSIDSLIKIIKETFPGKIGDKNAEAARIAYEKMKQSG